A single genomic interval of Oceanithermus profundus DSM 14977 harbors:
- a CDS encoding Sec-independent protein translocase subunit TatA/TatB, whose product MNLGMPEILVILVIVLILFGPKKLPELARGLGQSIREFKKGASEIKQEFEQAVDLEPEKPAPQQSAAPEAEKKPAGDA is encoded by the coding sequence ATGAACCTGGGAATGCCTGAAATCCTCGTCATCTTGGTCATCGTGCTCATCCTGTTCGGCCCCAAGAAGCTGCCGGAGCTGGCCCGCGGGTTGGGGCAGTCGATCCGCGAGTTCAAGAAGGGCGCCAGCGAGATCAAGCAGGAGTTCGAGCAGGCGGTGGATCTCGAACCCGAAAAGCCCGCGCCCCAGCAGTCCGCCGCGCCCGAGGCCGAAAAGAAGCCCGCCGGGGACGCCTAG